In Sphingopyxis sp. CCNWLW2, a single window of DNA contains:
- a CDS encoding RNA polymerase sigma factor — MRDEWQGKNFWTRVLRKISRRRGREDAEDALQSAYERLLSQPPAQKVENVEAFLVHVAGNIAIDAHRRKNFQSDRPFEEIFDNIPDSAPLQDEVIEARVRLRHVEQGLQQLTPRTREVFLMHRLDGFKYREIAERLEISQSAVEKHIAKAVLFLAEWTRDR; from the coding sequence ATGCGCGACGAATGGCAAGGCAAGAATTTCTGGACGCGCGTTCTCCGCAAGATTTCGCGGCGGCGGGGCCGCGAGGATGCGGAGGATGCGCTTCAATCGGCGTATGAGCGCCTGCTGAGCCAGCCGCCCGCGCAGAAGGTCGAGAATGTCGAAGCGTTCCTCGTCCACGTCGCGGGCAATATCGCGATCGACGCGCACCGGCGCAAAAACTTTCAGTCCGACCGGCCTTTCGAAGAGATTTTCGACAATATCCCCGATTCGGCGCCGTTGCAGGATGAGGTAATCGAGGCGCGCGTTCGTCTCCGTCATGTGGAGCAGGGGCTTCAGCAACTGACTCCACGCACGCGAGAGGTTTTTCTGATGCACCGCCTGGACGGCTTTAAATATCGCGAGATCGCCGAACGGCTGGAGATCAGCCAGAGCGCGGTCGAGAAGCATATCGCCAAGGCCGTGCTGTTCCTGGCCGAGTGGACGCGCGACCGATGA